A section of the Metabacillus endolithicus genome encodes:
- a CDS encoding ABC transporter ATP-binding protein — translation MSQLIVETNNLTKSFKGAQAVNSVNLNIPKGSIYGFLGPNGAGKTTAIKLLLGLMKETSGSIQIFGKDLKKDKQMILRRIGSLVESPSYYGHLTARENLQLLQTILHVPKERIDEVLAIVRLEKDDNRPVKGFSLGMKQRLGIASALLGNPELLILDEPTNGLDPSGIIEIRELIKSLPEKYGVTVLVSSHLLSEIDQMATEVGIISKGSLIFQDSIEVLRKKSVSKIRIQTNNSKAAWNILVKEGLKGEIEGNYLSFKQNKNKEVAEMIRILVQNKLDVYRVEEVKRSLESIFLDMTKEEKSL, via the coding sequence ATGAGTCAATTAATAGTAGAAACGAACAATTTAACAAAATCATTTAAAGGAGCACAAGCTGTTAATTCAGTAAATTTAAACATACCGAAAGGATCCATATATGGCTTTCTAGGACCAAATGGTGCAGGAAAAACAACCGCTATTAAGCTGCTTTTAGGATTGATGAAAGAAACTTCAGGATCAATACAAATATTTGGAAAAGACCTAAAAAAAGACAAACAAATGATTCTTAGAAGAATTGGATCTTTAGTAGAATCTCCTTCGTATTATGGTCATTTAACCGCCAGAGAAAATTTACAATTATTGCAAACAATATTACATGTTCCAAAAGAAAGAATCGATGAAGTGCTTGCTATTGTCCGCTTAGAAAAAGATGATAATCGCCCAGTTAAAGGCTTTTCATTAGGAATGAAACAAAGACTTGGAATTGCATCAGCTCTTCTAGGAAATCCTGAACTTCTTATTCTAGACGAACCAACAAATGGACTTGATCCCTCTGGTATTATCGAGATTCGAGAATTAATTAAAAGTTTACCAGAAAAATATGGTGTGACTGTCCTCGTTTCAAGTCATCTTTTATCAGAGATTGATCAAATGGCAACCGAAGTAGGTATTATTTCAAAAGGATCACTCATTTTTCAAGATTCTATTGAAGTTCTAAGAAAGAAATCGGTTAGTAAAATACGTATTCAAACAAACAATTCCAAAGCTGCATGGAATATTTTAGTGAAAGAAGGCTTAAAAGGGGAAATTGAAGGAAATTACCTTTCGTTTAAGCAAAACAAGAACAAAGAAGTTGCTGAAATGATTCGTATTCTTGTCCAAAACAAGTTGGACGTTTATCGAGTGGAAGAAGTAAAGAGATCACTAGAAAGCATTTTCCTAGACATGACAAAAGAGGAGAAAAGCTTATGA
- a CDS encoding ABC transporter permease: MIFRLLRADFKKLKVGMWILVFLGPIGIFGLTTLNYMLRYEYLLRQSDDRWMQLLQQINLFLAPALLLGTVLLASSSATIEHETNAWKQVLALPISRVKVYCSKFIMISILLLIATVLMFIGTWFFGSLYGWEQNIPFKEIAINSFYPYFAAMPILAIQLWFSVTSFNQGTPLAVGIIGAVVSMYSYGGPEWLIWKWPLLQNKWEIPEISALLGIVVGGLIFLISVIHFDRKDVK, encoded by the coding sequence ATGATTTTTAGGTTGTTACGTGCTGATTTTAAAAAACTAAAAGTTGGAATGTGGATTCTTGTTTTCTTAGGACCGATTGGAATATTTGGATTAACGACTTTAAATTATATGCTTCGTTATGAATATCTTCTTCGGCAGTCAGATGATCGCTGGATGCAGCTATTACAGCAAATCAATCTTTTTCTCGCACCAGCTTTACTTTTAGGAACTGTCCTACTTGCCTCATCATCTGCAACTATTGAGCATGAAACAAATGCTTGGAAGCAGGTACTAGCGCTCCCTATAAGCAGAGTAAAGGTGTATTGTTCTAAGTTTATTATGATTAGTATTTTATTGCTTATTGCTACAGTTCTTATGTTTATTGGTACATGGTTTTTCGGTAGCCTTTATGGTTGGGAGCAAAATATACCGTTTAAAGAGATTGCAATTAACAGCTTTTACCCGTATTTCGCTGCAATGCCTATATTAGCCATACAGCTTTGGTTTTCAGTCACATCGTTTAATCAAGGAACACCGTTAGCAGTAGGAATCATTGGTGCTGTTGTGTCTATGTACTCATATGGAGGTCCTGAATGGCTCATTTGGAAATGGCCGTTGCTTCAAAATAAATGGGAAATACCTGAAATTAGTGCGTTATTAGGAATTGTTGTTGGTGGACTCATTTTTCTTATCAGTGTTATTCATTTTGACCGAAAGGATGTGAAGTAA
- a CDS encoding ABC transporter permease → MLGKLLYTEWIKLKKSKVLQILYISPILSTVSAYFTFIDFPGNQWMNSFYAMIMVQAVLFLPLLAGLFSAAVCRYEHAEGEIWKQLLALPVNRIQVYSSKYIIVCLFVALTQILLLVGLFLVGLVHGYNDPFPWQGVLVRLFMGWLGCLPIIALQLWVSTAWSSFAAPVALNVILTLPNILIANSEKFGPWYPWAQPFLGMVLEQQSGFTFSIETLVFVIVGGCVIFTLGGLVYFQRKAV, encoded by the coding sequence TTGCTAGGAAAATTATTATATACAGAATGGATCAAACTAAAAAAATCAAAGGTTTTACAAATCTTATATATTAGTCCCATTCTATCTACTGTCTCTGCTTATTTTACTTTTATTGATTTTCCTGGTAATCAATGGATGAACTCGTTTTATGCCATGATTATGGTTCAAGCGGTTTTGTTTTTACCATTACTTGCTGGTCTTTTTTCCGCTGCTGTCTGCAGGTACGAACACGCAGAAGGGGAAATTTGGAAACAGTTATTAGCACTACCTGTTAATCGAATTCAGGTGTATAGTTCTAAGTATATTATTGTTTGCTTATTTGTCGCCCTTACTCAAATATTATTATTAGTAGGCTTGTTTCTCGTAGGATTAGTACATGGTTACAATGATCCTTTTCCGTGGCAGGGTGTTCTTGTTCGATTGTTTATGGGCTGGTTAGGCTGTTTACCAATTATCGCTTTACAATTATGGGTATCTACAGCATGGTCCAGCTTTGCTGCACCAGTTGCTTTAAATGTCATTTTAACACTTCCTAACATATTAATCGCAAACTCAGAAAAATTTGGGCCGTGGTACCCTTGGGCACAACCATTTTTAGGAATGGTGTTAGAGCAGCAATCAGGTTTTACATTTTCGATTGAAACCCTTGTGTTTGTTATTGTTGGAGGGTGTGTGATTTTTACGTTAGGTGGTTTGGTTTATTTTCAGAGGAAAGCTGTTTAG
- a CDS encoding chitobiase/beta-hexosaminidase C-terminal domain-containing protein, translated as MLKRKLKFFISTIVVTLSMFFLFSLSVFADNNPANGVVQPPSTSHNSGQYYKEQLVTLSTSTPGTKIYYTTDGSIPTKNSILYSEPIAINKDVTIKAFAFRGNVNEKALTRNKGNTSSEVVTFNYYFVNREDIADKFLELDYNNMPYRLYIPENYDPSVSYPLVLFLHGGGERGNDNQKQLLANDGAVIWAAPENQSKNPAFVLAPQARNQHDGGFGITRNSDNIIDLSSVFEFSEDLGKAYNILQKVIHDYNIDQNRLYSTGLSQGGYGTFNLNIAYPDLFAAMVPIAGGGNPETVHVLKDKPIWAFHAEDDAVIPVSHTRNAIEAIKEAGGNPIYTEYPAELGYNHASWVPAYDNKDMIDWMYRQVKQ; from the coding sequence TCTCTATGTTCTTCCTTTTCTCTCTTTCAGTATTTGCAGACAACAACCCAGCTAATGGTGTTGTACAACCGCCGTCTACCTCGCACAATTCTGGTCAATATTACAAGGAACAGCTCGTTACCTTATCAACTAGTACTCCGGGGACTAAAATCTATTACACAACAGATGGTAGTATACCTACTAAAAACAGTATTTTGTATTCTGAGCCCATTGCAATCAATAAAGATGTAACAATTAAGGCTTTTGCTTTTCGTGGTAATGTTAACGAAAAAGCACTTACAAGAAATAAAGGAAATACTAGTAGCGAGGTGGTCACATTCAATTACTATTTTGTAAATAGAGAGGATATTGCTGATAAGTTTCTAGAGTTAGACTATAATAACATGCCTTATCGTCTTTATATTCCAGAAAACTATGATCCTTCTGTTTCTTACCCGCTTGTTCTTTTTCTTCATGGGGGTGGCGAACGAGGAAACGATAATCAGAAACAATTGCTTGCAAATGATGGCGCTGTTATATGGGCTGCACCTGAAAATCAATCCAAGAATCCAGCCTTTGTTCTTGCACCACAGGCAAGAAATCAACATGACGGTGGATTTGGAATTACTCGGAATTCGGATAATATTATCGATTTGTCCAGTGTATTCGAATTTTCAGAGGATCTAGGAAAAGCCTACAATATCTTACAAAAAGTGATTCATGATTACAATATTGATCAAAATCGACTATATTCAACAGGACTTTCTCAAGGAGGATATGGAACATTTAATTTGAATATTGCATACCCTGATCTTTTTGCTGCTATGGTCCCAATTGCAGGCGGTGGAAATCCTGAGACAGTACATGTTTTAAAAGATAAACCAATATGGGCTTTTCATGCTGAAGATGATGCAGTAATTCCTGTTTCACATACAAGAAATGCTATTGAGGCAATAAAAGAAGCTGGAGGAAACCCTATATATACAGAGTATCCTGCAGAATTAGGCTATAATCATGCTTCTTGGGTACCAGCCTACGATAACAAGGATATGATTGATTGGATGTATAGACAAGTTAAACAATAA